From Balneola sp. MJW-20:
CCAGCATAGGATCGACCACCAATGTATAAGCTCCGTGTAATCCACCGGGGAAATTGTGATAGTAGTTCACGGGCTCATGGGATTCCTCATCCCGATACACACCGATATGACCTACTTTGGCATCAGGTATGAAGCTGATGATACCATCAACCAGGCTAAGCCCGGCTCTCAGGATCGGAACCACGATCACCTCTTTATTGTAGCGGTAACCGGTCGTTTTCTCAATGGGAGTCTCGATCTCAATCTCGTCCATCGGTAAATCTTTCAGGGCATGATAAGCCAGGATAGTACCTATGGTCTTGATCGACCTGCGAAAGGCCGCAGTTTCGGTAGTTTTATCTCTTAAAATACTCAGATGCCGTTTTACAACGGGATGGTCAACTACCGTAAGATCTTCCATTTCTACGTGCCTTCTTCTTCTTGCATTTTGGTGAAATAGGTCTTGCTTGCGGTGGCAACAACGCCTGATAATGCAAACAAGGCTATGATATTCGGAAAGGTCATCAGACCTAAAGCAATATCACCAATAGCCCAAACTGTTTCCAGTGCTAATACGGCACCCACAAAGTGCATGACTATATATACGAACTTATAGTAAATGATGGACTTATCACCGGCCAGGTACTGAATGGAACGGTCACCATAGTAGGACCAGCTTATTGCAGTAGAAATACCGAATAAGAGTACACAAATTGTAACGATCATTTGTCCACCCGGGAATAAACTGGACAGACCTTTTTCGAAGGCGAGAGAGGTAAGGGGAGCTCCGTTCTCAGCCGTACTTGTATATAATGTTTCCACAGTATTTCCATCCGTATCCAGGACTACAGCAGTTCCTCCTGAGATATCAATGGACCCGCTGAATTCTTCCGACATTCCTTCATTAGTGTAAAAAGCACCGGTAGTAGCATCATTTCTGATCACTTCACCATTTACGGGTACTCCGTTCTCAACGATCAGAACCTGTTCACCTTCCTCATTGAAATTGTAGGTGTTTTCCACAGTAATAGGGTCGAATTCAATATCATGTCTTTCCTGCCATACATTGGTACTAACAATTACCAGACCTGTCATAGTACATACCAGAATAGTATCAATGAACGGCTCCAGCAGTGCAACTACTCCTTCCCGTACCGGTTCGTCCGTCTTTGCTGCACCGTGTGCTATAGGTGCTGAACCCTGGCCGGCTTCATTGGAGAAGAGTCCTCGTTTAATACCCCATACCAGCGTAGTCAGGAATCCACCGGTAACCACTCCGAATAATCCGGCTTCCGGGGTAAAGGCCGTTACCAGGATCGTTTTGAAGGCCGGAATTACATCTTCAGCATTCAGTAAAAGAATGGTCAATGCACCCAATACATAAATGATCGCCATCAGAGGCATCAGTCGGGCTGTTACCTGTCCGATTCTTTTGATACCACCAATGATCACAACTCCGACTAATGAGGCAGTGACCAGTCCGGTTATCCAGCCTGGAATTAAGAATGTAGTGTACATGGTATCTGCTACCGTATTTGCCTGTACCGCGTTACCGGTAAGAAATGAACATATCACCGCCATGGAAGCAAAGAATACGGCCAGCCATTTCCAGTTCTCTCCAAGACCTTTTTCAATATAGTACATCGGTCCGCCTGATACAGATCCGTCCGCATTGATAGTACGGTACTTTACAGCCAGGGTACATTCGGTATATTTAATAGCCATACCAAAAAAGGCAGTCACCCACATCCAGAAAAGGGCACCGGGGCCACCGTAATGAATAGCAATGGCCACACCTGCGATGTTACCAATACCAACAGTTGCTGAAAGAGCAGTGGTAAGAGCCTGAAAGTGATTTACGTCACCGGTGTCGTCCGGGTCATCATACTTTCCCATTACCGTTTTAATACCATGAGAAAATCGTCGTACCTGAACAAAACCTAATCTTAGTGTGATGAAGATCCCGAAACTAAGAAGGACAGCAACCATGAATGGGAAATAGGTTGGTTGACTCCAAATCAGGTTATTCAGAAAATTGACTACACTTTCAAAAACTTCCATTTAATCTTTGTTGAGTTAAAATTCACAAATAAGCGAGGTGAAAGTAAAAAACATTTCGGAATAATGATGAAGAACCTGAAATTAGCTTAAAGAAATGATGTAAAAGATTGAACGATTTTATAATAGCTTTGTTTTTCATGTAGCTAACGGGAGCAATTTGTCTTCTAAAACAAAACGTATGAAATATGACTAAAGCAGATATTGTGGATATCATTTCTTCATCAGTAGGCCTCACGAAAGTAGAGAC
This genomic window contains:
- the upp gene encoding uracil phosphoribosyltransferase — its product is MEDLTVVDHPVVKRHLSILRDKTTETAAFRRSIKTIGTILAYHALKDLPMDEIEIETPIEKTTGYRYNKEVIVVPILRAGLSLVDGIISFIPDAKVGHIGVYRDEESHEPVNYYHNFPGGLHGAYTLVVDPMLATGGSGSHALKFLKETGADKIKFVSLISAPEGIERLRKDHPDVPLITASVDECLNDDAFIVPGLGDAGDRYFGTL
- a CDS encoding alanine/glycine:cation symporter family protein gives rise to the protein MEVFESVVNFLNNLIWSQPTYFPFMVAVLLSFGIFITLRLGFVQVRRFSHGIKTVMGKYDDPDDTGDVNHFQALTTALSATVGIGNIAGVAIAIHYGGPGALFWMWVTAFFGMAIKYTECTLAVKYRTINADGSVSGGPMYYIEKGLGENWKWLAVFFASMAVICSFLTGNAVQANTVADTMYTTFLIPGWITGLVTASLVGVVIIGGIKRIGQVTARLMPLMAIIYVLGALTILLLNAEDVIPAFKTILVTAFTPEAGLFGVVTGGFLTTLVWGIKRGLFSNEAGQGSAPIAHGAAKTDEPVREGVVALLEPFIDTILVCTMTGLVIVSTNVWQERHDIEFDPITVENTYNFNEEGEQVLIVENGVPVNGEVIRNDATTGAFYTNEGMSEEFSGSIDISGGTAVVLDTDGNTVETLYTSTAENGAPLTSLAFEKGLSSLFPGGQMIVTICVLLFGISTAISWSYYGDRSIQYLAGDKSIIYYKFVYIVMHFVGAVLALETVWAIGDIALGLMTFPNIIALFALSGVVATASKTYFTKMQEEEGT